The sequence GCTTTCCGTCATATTCGCACAATTTGTAGTTTATATCAAGAGAAGGAGCGTCATCAGAAACATCCATAGATGTGCCAACGCCAAACGCATCTATTGGTGACCGTGAATTGAGGAGGCGGTCGATTTTATATTCATCTAGACCGCCGCTTGCAATGATTTTTATGTAAGAAAGACCAGCAGAATCTAATAATTTTCTCACTCTTTTGCTTAGAAGGGAGAGATCTCCGCTATCTATGCGAACTGCCCCGGCTCTTTTTCCTTCCTTTTCCATCTCTTTTGCAACTTTTACTGCGTTTTTTGCTCCAAGAATGGGATTGTAGGTATCAATAAGAAAAACGCAACCGTCTCCATACCTTCGTGCGATTGACTTAAATGCCTCAAACTCATCCTTGTATGAGAGTATAAAAGAATGAGCTACTGTTCCGCTAATAGGGATATTGTATTCCTTCCCTGCAAGTACGTTAGATGTTGCACTGCAACCACCAATGAAAGCTGCCCGAGCGGCTTTAAGACCGGCGTCTATTCCTTGCGACCGGCGAAGCCCAAAGTCAATTACTGGTTTATTTAACGCGGCAGTGCATATTCGCGAGGCTTTTGTGGCAATTAGAGTCTGGAATCCAACGCAGTTTAGAAGAAAAGTTTCTAGTAATTGAGCTTCAATGAGGGGAGCAGTAACTCTTAGA comes from Candidatus Anstonellales archaeon and encodes:
- a CDS encoding nicotinate phosphoribosyltransferase, with translation MKLVTRRSLNLLIDFYEFTMADSYYQEKKEKEATFDLFVRKLPKNRSYLIACGVYDALKYIQNLRFEKNELSYLRSTGRFSDGFLKYLSNFKFSGDVYGIPEGTPVFEMEPILRVTAPLIEAQLLETFLLNCVGFQTLIATKASRICTAALNKPVIDFGLRRSQGIDAGLKAARAAFIGGCSATSNVLAGKEYNIPISGTVAHSFILSYKDEFEAFKSIARRYGDGCVFLIDTYNPILGAKNAVKVAKEMEKEGKRAGAVRIDSGDLSLLSKRVRKLLDSAGLSYIKIIASGGLDEYKIDRLLNSRSPIDAFGVGTSMDVSDDAPSLDINYKLCEYDGKPVQKTSEGKATLAGKKNVLRFEKDGKFIYDLIVGDKETKKDGSPLLVQMIRRGKIIFKVPQLVQIRANAKKQLTKLPSAVLSVRHPKKYPVKISTTLLS